A genomic region of Mycolicibacterium poriferae contains the following coding sequences:
- a CDS encoding acetoacetate--CoA ligase: MSEQGPAVQPHAGGPAIQTQWEPTEQDIADARVTDFARFVEARTGGQFGDYAALWRWSVENLDDFWAALWDYFELGERGETVVESVDMPGARWFPGTSLNYVDQVIRHARADRPAIVHVSEQEPDREMSWDELLGRTAALAQTLRSHGVEPGDRVVGYLPNIPEAVIAFLATASVGAAWSACGQDYSAKAALDRLGQLEPKVLIAADGYVFAGKYRDKHEDVAALSAGLPTLVATLGLDDLAAHSDQPVDTVPVEFDHPLWILFSSGTTGLPKGIVHGHGGVVVEHLKAVALQSDMDRDDTFFWFTSPSWMMWNFQVAGLLVGATIVCYDGSPSSPTPDALWGIASRVRATVLGTSPGYVLGCMKADAHPSKSHDLSALRTVGITGSSLPPASSLWLAEHVGVQVASISGGTDVVSAFAGGVRTVPVWPGELSAPYLGCALEAWDESGKPVRGEVGELVITKPLPSMPVKFWNDPDGQRYRDAYFEMFPGVWRHGDWITLTDHGSVIVHGRSDSTLNRHGIRMGSADIYQAVESLPEVVEALVIGAEQSDGGYWMPLFVVLADGLELTDELRETIKDTIRTEVSPRHVPDDIIVAPGVPHTRTGKKLEVPVKKLFQGGDSAKVVERSAVDDPALLDWYLTQRRR; the protein is encoded by the coding sequence GTGAGCGAGCAGGGTCCGGCAGTTCAACCACACGCCGGCGGGCCGGCAATTCAAACCCAATGGGAACCGACCGAGCAGGACATCGCCGATGCGCGGGTCACCGACTTCGCGCGGTTCGTCGAAGCCCGCACCGGTGGGCAGTTCGGTGACTACGCCGCGCTGTGGCGCTGGTCGGTCGAGAATCTCGACGATTTTTGGGCGGCGCTGTGGGACTACTTCGAACTCGGCGAACGTGGCGAGACCGTCGTGGAGTCCGTCGACATGCCCGGCGCCCGGTGGTTCCCGGGCACGTCGCTGAACTATGTCGATCAGGTGATCCGCCACGCACGTGCCGATCGCCCGGCGATCGTCCACGTCAGCGAGCAGGAGCCGGACCGGGAGATGTCCTGGGACGAACTGCTCGGCCGCACGGCCGCCCTCGCCCAGACGCTGCGTTCCCACGGGGTCGAGCCGGGGGATCGCGTGGTGGGCTACCTGCCCAACATCCCCGAAGCCGTGATCGCGTTCCTGGCCACCGCATCCGTGGGGGCGGCGTGGAGCGCGTGCGGGCAGGACTATTCGGCCAAGGCGGCGCTGGACCGGCTGGGGCAGCTGGAACCGAAGGTGCTGATCGCCGCGGACGGCTATGTGTTCGCCGGGAAGTACCGCGACAAACACGAGGACGTCGCGGCGCTGAGTGCCGGTTTACCGACCCTGGTGGCCACGCTGGGTCTCGACGACCTTGCCGCCCACAGCGACCAGCCCGTCGACACCGTCCCCGTCGAGTTCGACCATCCGCTGTGGATTCTGTTCTCGTCGGGCACCACCGGCCTGCCGAAGGGCATCGTGCACGGTCACGGCGGTGTTGTCGTGGAACATCTGAAAGCCGTTGCACTGCAGTCGGACATGGATCGCGACGACACGTTCTTCTGGTTCACCAGCCCCAGCTGGATGATGTGGAACTTCCAGGTGGCCGGCCTGCTGGTGGGTGCGACGATCGTCTGCTACGACGGCAGCCCCTCGTCGCCGACACCAGATGCGCTGTGGGGCATCGCCTCCCGGGTGCGGGCCACAGTGCTGGGCACCAGCCCAGGCTATGTGCTGGGTTGCATGAAGGCCGATGCGCATCCGAGCAAGAGCCACGACCTGTCCGCGCTGCGGACGGTCGGTATCACCGGGTCGTCACTCCCGCCGGCCTCATCGCTGTGGCTGGCCGAACACGTGGGCGTGCAGGTCGCGTCCATCAGTGGCGGCACCGACGTGGTGTCTGCATTCGCCGGGGGGGTGCGCACCGTGCCGGTGTGGCCGGGCGAGCTGTCCGCCCCCTATCTGGGCTGCGCGTTGGAGGCGTGGGACGAATCCGGCAAACCGGTACGCGGCGAGGTCGGTGAACTCGTGATCACCAAGCCGCTGCCTTCGATGCCGGTGAAATTCTGGAATGACCCTGATGGGCAGCGTTACCGCGACGCGTATTTCGAGATGTTCCCGGGCGTATGGCGGCACGGGGACTGGATCACCCTCACCGATCACGGCAGCGTGATCGTGCACGGGCGCTCCGACTCCACCCTCAACCGGCACGGCATCCGCATGGGTAGTGCCGACATCTACCAGGCCGTCGAAAGCCTTCCCGAAGTGGTCGAGGCGCTGGTGATCGGCGCCGAGCAGTCCGACGGCGGCTACTGGATGCCGTTGTTCGTCGTCCTGGCCGACGGACTCGAGTTGACCGACGAGTTGCGCGAGACGATCAAGGACACCATTCGCACCGAGGTTTCTCCGCGGCATGTCCCCGACGACATCATCGTCGCGCCGGGAGTGCCGCACACCCGCACTGGCAAGAAGCTCGAGGTGCCCGTCAAAAAGCTCTTCCAGGGCGGTGATTCAGCCAAGGTCGTCGAGCGCAGCGCCGTCGACGATCCGGCGCTGCTCGACTGGTACCTCACGCAGCGTCGAAGGTGA
- a CDS encoding DUF222 domain-containing protein, with product MFESLFDVDPGASEAELRAVIERCEHLKSAAAAAQARATALWAAQRADAEKTAGIPAARRGQGLASEVALARRDAPACGARHLGFARALVSEMPHTLAALQAGVLSEWRATLIVRESACLSVEHRAELDAELCADPTRLTGWGNQRITAEAAKIAARLDAAAVVERARKAPADRAVWTRPAPDAMVYVTALLPVAQGVGIYAALKRQADLTCDGRSRGQVMADTLYERATGESATAPVAVALNLVMADTALFGADTSPAWVQGYGPVPAAVARHLLADAATAAQTEAKATLRRLYRHPTSGQLVAMESRARFFPPGLARFIDVRDQTCRTPYCDAPIRHHDHATPDRAGGSTSARNGLGTCETCNYAKDAPGWTVTTTDDDGTHTATYTTPTGATYYSLAPPAPGTPITRRSIIEDGLSINLITFDAA from the coding sequence GTGTTCGAAAGTTTGTTCGATGTCGATCCTGGCGCGTCGGAGGCTGAGCTGCGCGCCGTCATCGAGCGCTGCGAGCACCTGAAATCCGCCGCGGCCGCCGCCCAAGCCCGCGCGACCGCGCTGTGGGCCGCCCAACGCGCCGACGCCGAGAAGACCGCCGGGATTCCGGCCGCGCGGCGGGGGCAGGGCCTGGCCAGTGAGGTCGCCCTGGCCCGCCGCGACGCCCCGGCCTGCGGGGCCCGCCACCTGGGGTTCGCGCGGGCCTTGGTGTCCGAGATGCCCCACACCCTGGCCGCCCTGCAGGCCGGGGTGCTCTCGGAGTGGCGGGCCACCCTGATCGTGCGCGAGTCGGCCTGTTTGAGTGTCGAGCACCGCGCTGAGTTGGACGCCGAACTGTGCGCCGACCCCACCCGGCTGACCGGGTGGGGAAATCAGCGCATCACCGCCGAAGCCGCGAAGATCGCCGCCCGGTTGGATGCCGCCGCGGTCGTCGAGCGGGCCCGCAAAGCCCCCGCGGATCGGGCGGTGTGGACCCGCCCGGCCCCTGATGCCATGGTCTATGTCACCGCGCTGCTGCCCGTGGCCCAGGGCGTCGGCATCTACGCGGCGTTGAAACGCCAAGCCGACCTCACCTGCGACGGGCGCTCGCGCGGACAGGTGATGGCCGACACCCTCTACGAACGCGCCACCGGCGAGTCCGCCACCGCGCCGGTGGCGGTGGCGCTGAACCTGGTCATGGCTGACACCGCCTTGTTCGGCGCCGACACCAGCCCCGCCTGGGTGCAGGGCTACGGCCCTGTGCCGGCCGCGGTGGCCCGTCATCTGCTCGCCGACGCCGCCACCGCCGCCCAAACCGAGGCCAAAGCCACCCTGCGCCGCCTCTACCGCCACCCCACCTCCGGACAGTTGGTGGCGATGGAGTCACGGGCCCGGTTCTTCCCGCCCGGGCTGGCCCGGTTCATCGACGTGCGCGACCAAACCTGCCGCACCCCCTACTGCGACGCCCCGATCCGCCACCACGATCACGCCACCCCCGACCGTGCGGGAGGGTCGACCAGCGCACGCAACGGTCTGGGCACCTGTGAAACCTGCAACTACGCCAAAGACGCCCCCGGCTGGACCGTCACCACCACCGATGACGACGGCACCCACACCGCCACCTACACCACCCCCACCGGCGCGACCTACTACTCCCTGGCCCCACCAGCCCCCGGAACCCCCATCACCCGCCGCAGCATCATCGAAGACGGACTGAGCATCAACCTCATCACCTTCGACGCTGCGTGA
- the hsaB gene encoding 3-hydroxy-9,10-secoandrosta-1,3,5(10)-triene-9,17-dione monooxygenase reductase subunit has product MGSPPIDPRTFRSVLGQFCTGITVITTVHDDVPVGFACQSFAALSLDPPLVLFCPTKMSRSWAAIEASGSFCVNILHENQKDVSGRFGSREPDKFAGIDWTPSKLGSPIIDGSLAHIDCTVASVHDGGDHFVVFGAVQSLSDVPRKKPRPLLFYQGQYTGIEPDKNSPADWRNDLEAFLTATTDDTWL; this is encoded by the coding sequence GTGGGTAGCCCACCGATCGACCCCCGCACCTTCCGCAGTGTGCTGGGCCAGTTCTGCACCGGTATCACCGTCATCACGACGGTGCACGACGACGTTCCGGTGGGGTTCGCCTGCCAGTCGTTCGCCGCGCTGTCCCTGGACCCTCCGTTGGTGCTGTTCTGCCCGACCAAGATGTCACGGTCGTGGGCGGCCATCGAGGCGAGCGGCTCGTTCTGCGTGAACATCCTGCACGAGAACCAGAAGGACGTGTCGGGTCGGTTCGGCTCCCGGGAGCCGGACAAGTTCGCCGGCATCGACTGGACGCCGTCCAAGCTCGGCTCGCCGATCATCGACGGGTCACTGGCGCACATCGACTGCACCGTGGCGTCGGTGCACGACGGTGGCGACCACTTCGTCGTGTTCGGTGCGGTGCAGTCGCTGTCCGACGTCCCGCGCAAGAAGCCGCGTCCGCTGCTGTTCTACCAAGGCCAGTACACCGGCATCGAACCGGACAAGAATTCGCCCGCCGACTGGCGCAACGACCTCGAGGCGTTCCTGACCGCGACGACCGACGACACCTGGCTCTGA
- a CDS encoding 3-hydroxybutyrate dehydrogenase, with protein sequence MNDLDGRSALITGGAGGIGAACARELAQRGAKVTVADIDEAGAQSVADEIGGSAWTLDLLDVGALEDLDLHTDILVNNAGVQTVSEIAAFPPDRFRLMMTLMVEAPFLLIRAALPHMYRNEFGRVINISSIHGLRASPFKAAYVTAKHALEGLSKVTALEGGPHGVTSNCVNPGYVRTPLVTKQIADQARTHNIGEDEVVTEILLKESAVKRLVEPEEVGSLVGWLASPNAGMVTGASYTMDGGWSAR encoded by the coding sequence GTGAACGACCTCGACGGCCGTTCGGCTCTCATCACCGGCGGCGCCGGCGGAATCGGGGCGGCGTGTGCGCGGGAACTGGCGCAGCGCGGTGCGAAGGTGACCGTCGCCGACATCGACGAGGCGGGCGCGCAGAGTGTCGCCGACGAGATCGGTGGTTCCGCATGGACGCTGGACCTGCTGGATGTCGGGGCGCTCGAGGACCTGGACTTGCACACCGACATCCTGGTCAACAATGCCGGCGTGCAGACCGTCAGCGAGATCGCGGCCTTTCCACCGGACCGGTTCCGTCTGATGATGACCCTGATGGTCGAGGCGCCGTTCCTGCTGATCCGGGCCGCGCTTCCGCACATGTACCGCAACGAGTTCGGCCGCGTCATCAACATCTCGTCCATCCACGGCTTGCGTGCATCGCCGTTCAAGGCCGCCTATGTCACCGCCAAGCACGCCCTCGAGGGCTTGTCCAAGGTCACGGCGCTGGAAGGCGGTCCGCACGGGGTCACCAGCAACTGCGTCAACCCCGGCTACGTGCGTACCCCTCTGGTAACGAAGCAGATCGCCGATCAAGCCCGAACGCATAACATCGGCGAGGACGAGGTGGTGACAGAGATCCTGCTGAAGGAGAGCGCGGTGAAACGTCTTGTCGAGCCAGAGGAGGTCGGCTCGCTGGTGGGGTGGCTGGCGTCGCCGAACGCGGGCATGGTGACCGGGGCGTCCTACACGATGGACGGCGGGTGGAGCGCCCGGTGA
- a CDS encoding alpha/beta fold hydrolase, with translation MPFLDHPRGRAYYRHWAAEQPRAAVIFLHGFGEHTGLYHRYGFALNAAGIDLWAVDQFGHGLSPGDRGDFGTIEDSSALADALTELAADRHPRVPLVAQGHSFGAVVTLFRVLAHPQAYRAAVVSGAPVVAVPALRDANTTFDLDPALLSADPFYVDSLINDPLAFVGADGVALVRELDRGWDRFGAELPGLTVPTLAVHGSNDMIAPVGAVRAYAEQIDALRFVEFAGARHDILNEVQHRDVAAAVVGFIADQLG, from the coding sequence ATGCCCTTCCTGGACCACCCCCGCGGCCGCGCCTACTACCGCCACTGGGCAGCGGAGCAACCGCGCGCCGCGGTCATCTTCCTGCACGGATTCGGTGAGCACACCGGTCTGTACCACCGCTACGGGTTCGCCCTCAATGCCGCCGGAATCGACCTGTGGGCCGTCGACCAGTTCGGGCACGGGCTCAGTCCCGGTGACCGTGGCGACTTCGGCACGATCGAGGACAGTTCGGCACTGGCCGACGCGCTGACCGAGTTGGCCGCCGACCGCCACCCCCGTGTGCCGCTGGTGGCGCAGGGTCATTCCTTCGGCGCGGTCGTCACGCTCTTCCGGGTGCTCGCGCACCCTCAGGCATACCGGGCCGCGGTGGTATCGGGCGCACCGGTGGTCGCAGTCCCTGCCCTCAGAGACGCCAACACGACCTTCGATCTCGACCCGGCCCTGTTGTCAGCAGACCCGTTCTACGTCGACTCCCTGATCAACGACCCCCTGGCGTTTGTCGGCGCCGACGGAGTCGCCTTGGTCCGCGAGCTCGACCGCGGGTGGGACCGCTTCGGTGCCGAGCTGCCCGGACTGACCGTTCCGACGCTCGCCGTGCACGGCAGCAACGACATGATCGCGCCCGTCGGCGCGGTGCGCGCCTACGCCGAACAGATCGACGCGCTGCGGTTCGTCGAGTTCGCCGGCGCACGTCACGACATTCTCAACGAAGTTCAACACCGCGACGTGGCTGCCGCCGTCGTTGGCTTCATCGCAGATCAACTGGGGTGA
- the xylB gene encoding xylulokinase: MPLVAGIDSSTQSCKVLVCDADSGEILRSASAPHPDGTEVHPNRWWEALEQAISAAGGIADVAAVSVGAQQHGMVCLDSRGRVVRDALLWNDTRSAHAAAELTDELGGPQAWARRTGVVPVAAVTATKLRWLADHEPHHADATAAVCLPHDWLTWRLSGSSDIADLRTDRSDASGTGYFSAESNTVQTDLLELAFRGRRPVVPQVLGPRESAGTAAHGALLGAGAGDNAAAALGLGAVPGDCIVSLGTSGVVSAVATTAPHDADGLVAGFADATGRQLPLVCTLNGAPVLAAVAAMLRVDFTEFDRLALSAPPGADGMVLIPYFDGERSPNLPDASGALHGVTSRNMTSANIARAAVEGLLSSMAFCVDTIGGQGVDVERIMLVGGGARSEAVRQIAPAVLGLDVHVPRPTEYVALGAARQAAWVLGGQSSPPSWTVGSPAVYTADSTPHVRERYDSAQKLTLR, encoded by the coding sequence ATGCCCCTTGTCGCCGGTATCGATTCGTCCACACAGTCATGCAAAGTCTTGGTGTGCGATGCGGACAGCGGGGAGATCCTGCGCTCGGCGTCCGCGCCGCATCCCGATGGCACCGAGGTCCATCCCAACCGTTGGTGGGAGGCGCTGGAGCAGGCCATCAGCGCGGCCGGTGGCATCGCCGATGTGGCGGCAGTCTCGGTCGGCGCCCAACAGCACGGCATGGTCTGCCTGGACTCCCGCGGCCGAGTCGTTCGAGACGCGTTGCTGTGGAACGACACCCGGTCTGCTCACGCGGCCGCGGAACTGACCGACGAACTCGGAGGCCCGCAGGCGTGGGCGCGTCGCACCGGGGTGGTGCCGGTCGCGGCTGTCACAGCGACGAAGCTGCGCTGGTTGGCCGACCATGAACCACACCACGCCGACGCGACCGCGGCGGTGTGCCTGCCCCACGACTGGCTGACCTGGCGGCTGAGTGGCTCCTCGGATATCGCCGATCTGCGCACCGATCGCAGCGACGCGAGCGGAACCGGGTACTTCTCCGCGGAGAGCAACACCGTCCAGACCGACCTGTTGGAACTGGCCTTCCGCGGGCGGCGCCCCGTGGTTCCGCAGGTCCTCGGCCCCCGGGAATCAGCCGGCACCGCCGCCCACGGGGCGCTGCTGGGTGCCGGCGCAGGCGACAACGCCGCTGCCGCTTTGGGATTGGGGGCAGTTCCCGGTGACTGCATCGTTTCCCTGGGCACTTCCGGGGTGGTGAGCGCGGTGGCCACGACCGCTCCACACGACGCCGACGGCCTCGTCGCGGGTTTCGCTGATGCGACGGGACGTCAGTTGCCCCTGGTATGCACTCTCAACGGCGCCCCGGTACTGGCCGCCGTGGCGGCGATGCTGCGGGTGGACTTCACCGAGTTCGACCGCCTCGCGCTGTCCGCACCCCCGGGCGCCGACGGGATGGTGTTGATTCCCTATTTCGACGGCGAGCGTTCACCCAACCTGCCAGACGCTTCCGGCGCGCTGCACGGCGTCACCTCCCGGAACATGACGTCGGCGAACATCGCCCGTGCCGCGGTGGAGGGCCTGCTCAGTTCGATGGCGTTCTGCGTCGACACCATCGGCGGTCAAGGAGTCGACGTCGAACGAATCATGTTGGTCGGAGGTGGCGCCCGATCCGAGGCCGTTCGGCAGATTGCGCCCGCGGTGCTGGGGCTCGACGTTCACGTGCCGCGGCCGACCGAGTACGTCGCACTCGGAGCGGCTCGTCAGGCGGCCTGGGTTCTCGGCGGTCAGTCCTCCCCTCCGTCGTGGACGGTGGGCAGCCCAGCCGTGTACACGGCCGACTCAACGCCGCACGTACGGGAGCGCTACGACTCCGCACAGAAGCTGACGTTGAGGTGA
- a CDS encoding MFS transporter, with protein sequence MTTQQSSDASGGKVSTGLKRVVAASMAGTVVEWYEFFLYGTAATLVFNKVFFAQTGSELDAILAAFLTYAVGFLARPLGGVVFGHFGDKYGRKKLLQFSLLLVGAATFLMGCLPTFGQIGYWAPALLVVLRFLQGFAVGGEWGGAVLLVAEHSPDRQRAFWASWPQAAVPVGNMLATVVLLVLTTTLSDEAFLSWGWRVAFWLSAVVVLIGYYIRTKVTDAPIFVAAQAEVERVKAVSYGVVEVLKRYPRGVFTAMGLRFAENIMYYLVVIVSITYLSQQVGADTGDILLWLLIAHGVHFLIIPQVGRLSDRIGRRPVYIVGAIGAAAWGFIGFPMMDTGNYLFVIGAIVLGLMIHALMYSPQPAIMAEMFPTRMRYSGVSLGYQVTSIVAGSLAPIISVKLLDIYDSWVPIAIYLAVAAIITLVAALFMRETNGVDLAMIDAADREQLAEAGAR encoded by the coding sequence ATGACCACCCAACAAAGCTCCGATGCATCGGGGGGCAAGGTCAGCACCGGACTGAAACGCGTTGTCGCCGCGTCGATGGCCGGCACCGTCGTCGAGTGGTACGAGTTCTTTCTCTACGGCACGGCGGCGACCCTGGTGTTCAACAAGGTGTTCTTCGCCCAAACCGGCAGCGAGCTCGACGCGATCCTGGCGGCGTTTCTGACGTACGCGGTCGGCTTCCTCGCCCGACCCCTCGGCGGTGTGGTCTTCGGGCATTTCGGCGACAAGTACGGCCGCAAGAAGCTGTTGCAGTTCAGCCTGCTCCTGGTCGGTGCCGCCACCTTCTTGATGGGATGCCTACCGACGTTCGGTCAGATCGGTTACTGGGCGCCGGCCCTGCTCGTGGTGCTGCGGTTCCTCCAGGGCTTCGCCGTCGGGGGAGAGTGGGGTGGCGCCGTGCTGCTCGTCGCCGAGCACAGCCCCGACCGGCAGCGCGCATTCTGGGCCAGCTGGCCGCAGGCCGCCGTGCCCGTCGGCAACATGCTCGCCACCGTCGTTTTGCTGGTCTTGACCACGACGCTGTCGGACGAGGCGTTTCTGTCCTGGGGTTGGCGTGTGGCGTTCTGGCTGTCGGCCGTGGTGGTGCTGATCGGCTACTACATCCGCACCAAGGTCACCGACGCACCGATCTTCGTGGCGGCCCAAGCAGAGGTCGAGCGCGTGAAGGCGGTGTCCTACGGTGTCGTGGAGGTGCTGAAGCGCTACCCGCGCGGCGTGTTCACCGCGATGGGCCTGCGGTTCGCCGAGAACATCATGTACTACCTCGTGGTCATCGTGTCGATCACCTATCTGAGCCAGCAGGTCGGCGCCGATACCGGCGACATCCTGTTGTGGCTGCTGATCGCGCACGGGGTGCACTTCCTGATCATCCCCCAGGTGGGTCGGCTCTCCGATCGCATCGGTCGCCGTCCGGTCTACATCGTCGGCGCCATCGGTGCGGCAGCGTGGGGATTCATCGGGTTCCCGATGATGGACACCGGCAACTACCTGTTCGTCATCGGCGCCATCGTTCTCGGCCTGATGATCCACGCCCTGATGTACTCGCCGCAGCCGGCGATCATGGCCGAGATGTTCCCGACCCGCATGCGGTATTCCGGTGTGTCGCTGGGGTATCAAGTGACCTCGATCGTGGCGGGGTCGCTGGCCCCGATCATCTCCGTGAAGCTGCTCGACATCTATGACTCCTGGGTACCGATCGCGATCTACCTCGCAGTCGCCGCGATCATCACCTTGGTGGCAGCGCTGTTCATGCGCGAGACCAACGGTGTCGACCTGGCGATGATCGACGCCGCCGACCGCGAGCAGCTGGCGGAGGCGGGGGCGCGGTGA
- the hsaC gene encoding iron-dependent extradiol dioxygenase HsaC produces the protein MIRSLGYLRIEATDMGAWREYGLKVLGMVEGSGGTEGALYLRMDEFPARLVIVPGEHDRLLVSGWETSNAAGLQEIRHRLDLQGVPYKEGTSAEKAERRVDEMIVFDDPSGNTLEVFHGVALEHRRVVSPYGHKFVTEEQGLGHVVLTTRDDAETLHFYRDVLGFSLRDSMRLPPQLVGRPADGEPAWLRFLGVNPRHHSLAFMPGETPSGIVHLMVEVENADDVGLCLDRALRRKVKMSATLGRHVNDKMLSFYMKTPGGFDVEFGCEGLEVDDHSWVARESTAVSLWGHDFSVGFKS, from the coding sequence ATGATCCGCTCATTGGGGTACCTGCGTATCGAGGCCACCGACATGGGGGCCTGGCGCGAGTACGGGCTCAAGGTGCTCGGCATGGTCGAGGGGTCCGGCGGCACCGAGGGTGCGCTGTACCTGCGTATGGACGAGTTCCCGGCACGCCTGGTGATCGTGCCCGGCGAGCACGACCGGTTGCTGGTCTCCGGCTGGGAGACGAGCAACGCCGCAGGCCTGCAGGAGATCCGGCACCGTCTGGACCTGCAGGGCGTCCCGTACAAGGAGGGCACCTCCGCGGAGAAGGCCGAGCGCCGGGTCGACGAGATGATCGTGTTCGACGATCCATCCGGCAACACCCTCGAGGTGTTCCACGGTGTCGCGCTCGAACACCGCCGCGTGGTGAGCCCCTACGGCCACAAGTTCGTCACCGAGGAACAGGGCCTCGGGCACGTGGTGCTGACCACCCGCGACGACGCGGAGACGCTTCACTTCTACCGCGATGTGCTGGGCTTCAGCCTGCGCGACTCGATGCGGCTGCCTCCGCAGCTGGTGGGCCGGCCCGCCGACGGGGAGCCGGCGTGGCTGCGGTTCCTCGGGGTCAACCCGCGCCACCACAGCCTGGCCTTCATGCCCGGTGAGACTCCGAGCGGAATCGTCCATCTGATGGTCGAGGTGGAGAACGCCGACGATGTCGGCCTGTGCCTGGACCGGGCGCTGCGGCGCAAGGTCAAGATGTCGGCGACGTTGGGGCGCCACGTCAACGACAAGATGCTGTCGTTCTACATGAAGACGCCCGGCGGGTTCGACGTCGAGTTCGGTTGCGAGGGTCTCGAGGTGGACGACCACAGCTGGGTCGCGCGGGAGAGCACCGCGGTGTCGCTGTGGGGACACGACTTCAGCGTCGGCTTCAAGAGTTGA
- a CDS encoding LysR family transcriptional regulator has product MTKPAGSICENADMTGPSRRPSADDLLILLAVGRTGRYTTAADELGLNHTTISRRIAALELAVGGRVLARVSGGWELTELGREALAAAEAVEAAVRSLSTEAGGKRALEGVVRVSATDGFSAYIAAPAAAAVQREHPNVAVEIVAATRRASQQRSGLDVEVVVGEPTVHRAKALRLGDYCLGLYGSRDYLADHGSPANVADLQRFPLVYFIDSMLQVDDLDLAPSFAPAMRESVTSTNVFVHVEATRASAGLGLLPCFMADRHPDLVRVLATEVSIRLTYWLVTREETLRRPEVSAVVEAIGARMADQRTVLLGAH; this is encoded by the coding sequence ATGACCAAACCTGCAGGAAGCATCTGCGAAAATGCAGACATGACCGGACCGAGCCGACGACCCAGCGCCGATGACCTGCTGATCCTGTTGGCGGTCGGACGCACCGGTAGGTATACGACCGCCGCCGACGAACTCGGTCTCAACCACACGACCATCAGCCGACGGATCGCTGCGCTCGAGCTGGCCGTGGGCGGGCGGGTGCTGGCCCGTGTCTCGGGCGGTTGGGAGCTGACCGAGCTGGGGCGCGAAGCACTCGCCGCGGCGGAGGCGGTCGAAGCCGCGGTCCGCTCGTTGAGCACCGAGGCCGGCGGAAAGCGGGCGCTGGAAGGCGTCGTCCGCGTCTCTGCCACCGACGGATTCTCGGCTTATATCGCCGCGCCCGCTGCCGCAGCCGTACAGCGTGAACACCCCAATGTGGCGGTCGAGATCGTCGCGGCGACCCGGCGCGCCAGCCAGCAGCGCTCTGGCCTGGACGTCGAGGTGGTGGTCGGTGAACCGACCGTGCACCGCGCCAAAGCCCTTCGCCTGGGCGACTACTGCCTCGGGCTGTACGGGTCCCGCGACTATCTCGCCGACCACGGCTCGCCGGCGAATGTCGCCGATCTGCAACGGTTCCCGTTGGTGTACTTCATCGACTCGATGCTGCAGGTCGACGATCTGGATCTGGCACCCAGCTTCGCGCCGGCCATGCGGGAGTCGGTGACGTCGACCAATGTGTTCGTCCATGTGGAGGCCACCCGGGCGTCAGCGGGTCTGGGGCTGTTGCCGTGTTTCATGGCCGACCGCCACCCAGATCTGGTCCGGGTTCTGGCCACCGAGGTGTCGATCCGGCTCACGTACTGGCTTGTTACCCGCGAAGAAACCCTGCGGCGACCCGAGGTGTCGGCCGTCGTCGAGGCGATCGGAGCCCGGATGGCCGACCAACGCACCGTCCTGCTCGGCGCCCACTAA